From a single Stomoxys calcitrans chromosome 4, idStoCalc2.1, whole genome shotgun sequence genomic region:
- the LOC106085044 gene encoding uncharacterized protein LOC106085044 yields MSAPSTQSNLDRRDEMERKIKAGTYTLVEVQRDNYRSPVWNVFRKVANEHGDIINNTVFCQHCQHILRCHGNNTSSLMRHTCFTKRKHEMLQEDTAMLRFKPNPPSEDQPAFEEGFDLELFQTTIFKSLKNGVYTLESNRNSQDAIWTKFAFIAMNGVSGSKLKHVVCCRQCLKVLKYNDKCEDNLREHECQGNAGEKCIIRTCEKSDIQREKEVQRDIKEKLKNGVYKLMQKQHAKSNVWKLYALIAKDEKTLVKDYVYCTACSLVMAFRGKCTTNLRRHKCYDEGGYREGKEPREENSKGIPEGVLTMTPWPFGEQFGFAPFPTEVKAKPPKKSKFDFGMKVLQKGVGYHIKSGTYKINANRISNSPLWKVYGFISKEDGSTLNAMVCCRQCFKVLKYEGGTDDMDLKEHACYKKMFDQDEVSQETGNSREVTCDESEIPIKDEIEIEEARPMMSYEQDMAVNIKQEMEFVDEEEPTTSLACTHNNFDIEEPSTALPTTCVEAPKVVIQDNFKHDFSVETPPTVLNEAAMEHTPTLTNEAAAYHPFFVIEELDDSSEVQVKKEIGELEENQPPHNSLGNEATVKSEYVLKPETKLNMTPGNLLIDVTTNSPLEDNSRILLDKDLEFDNKQHILQQNIETGLYRLKDKHPTSNAEGIWQIFALIETEDGSSTEPWVYCRICHKLLRNLERKYSNLSRHACFTKTLKKVNSEDKTQAFKLFSNMLLYNDSLGLDATESAGFHQVIRFCLQLGAKYGENVDVQDLMPPKKELTQNLQQMAEAQMTLAKLKIKQLTGDMGCITIDWLSDGIGQRKFLIPTLHYCKEYRLQSLTLGAKSLEFSEINAKTIRSQLESLLKEFDLAIKVFVHQKDEQIQKALAEESTLLICFSSLLTQVLDAAIVMSCKLNEIKEAIQTILKLCENSIELEFLKIPPKTPYSLFRTLTHNWSIIKTYLNENSSPPILSSAIIYTLENLVELCQKFEFIYKKLQESHLPSLCFVIPSLNRLQVLCKPSAKDCLEMVTFKANISQNLEKLWLPNITIWHKTAYFLYPPANHEQAGDLGIIKEFCLQQMLNIKQNLKVEEPISKDNVTDEPSQQSLMNTDDINFFFPNLLKHSTADGGVSSPPNGSNAQEQLNSYIAENVPIQEQFDVMAWWQANTYRFPLLSQLALKILTIPASVKGEASLLPLAKGILNDYESSCMPRNLSNVLFLNSIRQNDDFYKKKL; encoded by the exons ATGTCCGCCCCAAGTACCCAAAGTAATTTGGATAGACGCGATGAAatggaaagaaaaattaaagccGGCACCTACACATTAGTCGAAGTGCAGCGGGACAACTACAGAAGTCCGGTGTGGAATGTTTTTCGTAAAGTTGCCAATGAACATGGAGATATTATCAACAATACCGTGTTTTGCCAGCATTGTCAGCATATCCTTCGATGTCATGGCAATAATACCTCCAGCTTAATGCGTCACACCTGCTTCACGAAGAGAAAACATGAAATGTTGCAGGAAGATACTGCAATGCTACGATTCAAACCGAATCCACCAAGCGAAGATCAGCCAGCATTTGAAGAGGGTTTCGATTTGGAACTTTTTCAAACAACCATCTTTAAGAGTCTGAAGAATGGTGTCTACACCTTGGAGTCCAATAGAAATTCTCAAGATGCcatatggacaaaatttgccttCATTGCCATGAATGGGGTCAGTGGCAGCAAGCTGAAGCATGTGGTATGCTGTCGTCAGTGTTTGAAGGTCTTGAAGTATAATGACAAATGTGAGGATAATCTGAGGGAGCATGAGTGTCAGGGTAACGCAGGGGAAAAatg TATTATTAGAACCTGCGAAAAGTCAGATATTCAACGAGAAAAAGAGGTGCAAAGGGATATAAAGGAAAAACTGAAAAATGGTGTTTATAAATTAATGCAAAAACAACATGCCAAAAGcaatgtatggaagctatatgcccTCATAGCCAAAGATGAAAAGACCCTAGTTAAGGACTATGTCTATTGTACAGCTTGTTCCTTGGTAATGGCCTTTCGCGGCAAGTGCACCACCAATTTAAGACGCCACAAATGCTATGACGAAGGAGGCTACAGGGAGGGCAAAGAGCCCAGGGAGGAGAACAGCAAGGGCATTCCTGAAGGTGTGCTCACAATGACTCCCTGGCCATTTGGTGAACAATTTGGTTTTGCACCATTCCCCACAGAAGTAAAAGCTAAGCCGCCCaagaaaagtaaatttgattttgGCATGAAAGTCTTGCAAAAAggagttggatatcatatcaaatcTGGCACTTATAAAATCAATGCCAATCGTATATCCAACAGTCCTTTGTGGAAGGTTTATGGTTTTATATCCAAAGAGGATGGTTCCACCCTAAATGCCATGGTGTGTTGTCGTCAGTGCTTCAAGGTATTGAAATACGAGGGAGGCACAGATGATATGGATTTGAAAGAACATGCTTgctacaaaaaaatgtttgatcaAGATGAGGTATCGCAAGAGACGGGAAATTCTAGAGAGGTTACTTGTGATGAATCAGAAATTCCTATAAAAGACGAGATAGAAATTGAGGAAGCCCGACCCATGATGAGCTACGAACAAGACATGGCAGTGAATATAAAACAGGAAATGGAGTTTGTGGATGAGGAGGAGCCAACTACTTCGTTGGCATGTACACATAATAACTTTGACATCGAAGAGCCATCTACTGCGTTGCCCACAACATGTGTGGAAGCTCCAAAAGTTGTTATCCAAGACAACTTTAAACATGATTTTTCGGTAGAGACCCCTCCAACCGTTTTAAATGAAGCTGCAATGGAACATACTCCAACCCTTACAAATGAAGCTGCTGCCTACCATCCCTTTTTTGTCATCGAAGAACTTGATGATAGTTCTGAGGTTCAAGTTAAAAAGGAAATTGGAGAGCTGGAGGAAAATCAACCACCTCATAACAGCTTAGGCAATGAAGCCACAGTTAAAAGCGAATATGTTTTAAAACCTGAAACTAAGCTGAATATGACCCCTGGAAATTTATTAATTGATGTAACTACTAACAGCCCTTTAGAAGATAATTCTAGAATTTTGCTGGACAAAGATCTTGAGTTTGATAACAAGCAGCATATACTACAACAAAACATTGAAACTGGTTTATATCGCCTTAAGGATAAGCATCCAACATCTAATGCAGAGGGTATATGGCAAATTTTTGCCTTAATAGAGACTGAAGATGGCTCCAGCACTGAGCCTTGGGTATATTGTCGCATATGCCATAAACTTTTGAGAAATTTGGAAAGAAAATATTCCAATTTAAGTCGTCATGCTTGTTTTACCAAGACTTTGAAAAAAGTTAATAGCGAAGATAAAACTCAGGCctttaaacttttttcaaatATGCTGTTGTATAATGACAGCTTGGGTCTGGATGCCACAGAAAGTGCTGGCTTTCATCAAGTCATTCGTTTTTGTCTGCAACTTGGTGCCAAATATGGAGAAAATGTGGATGTGCAAGATCTTATGCCCCCCAAAAAAGAGCTAACACAAAATCTACAACAAATGGCTGAGGCTCAAATGACCCTAGCCAAGTTGAAAATTAAGCAGCTAACAGGTGATATGGGTTGCATAACTATTGACTGGCTAAGCGATGGTATAGGCCAAAGGAAGTTTCTGATACCAACTTTGCATTACTGTAAAGAATATCGTTTGCAAAGCTTAACCTTGGGGGCCAAATCTTTGGAGTTTTCGGAAATTAATGCAAAAACTATACGCAGCCAGCTGGAAAGCTTGCTTAAGGAGTTTGACTTGGCAATTAAGGTGTTTGTCCACCAGAAAGATGAACAAATTCAAAAAGCCTTGGCGGAAGAATCTACCCTGCTCATCTGTTTCAGTTCCCTACTAACACAGGTCTTGGATGCAGCCATTGTTATGAGCTGTAAACTAAATGAAATAAAGGAAGCCATACAAACCATACTAAAGCTTTGTGAAAATAGCATAgaattggaatttttgaaaattcctcCAAAAACTCCTTACAGCTTGTTTAGGACCCTAACCCATAATTGGTCAATCATCAAgacatatttaaatgaaaattcttCACCCCCAATTCTATCTTCCGCAATCATTTATACTCTGGAAAACTTGGTAGAgctttgtcaaaaatttgaatttatctaCAAAAAGCTACAGGAGTCTCATTTACCTTCACTGTGCTTTGTTATACCTTCACTAAATCGCCTGCAAGTTTTGTGCAAACCCTCAGCCAAAGATTGCCTCGAAATGGTGACCTTTAAAGCAAATATTAGCCAGAACTTGGAGAAATTATGGTTACCCAATATCACCATATGGCATAAGACTGCCTATTTTCTATATCCCCCAGCAAATCATGAACAAGCTGGGGATTTGGGTATTATAAAGGAATTTTGTCTTCAGCAAATGctaaacataaaacaaaatctTAAAGTAGAAGAACCAATTTCAAAGGACAATGTCACCGACGAGCCTTCTCAACAGAGCCTGATGAATACAGATGacattaatttcttttttcccAATCTACTTAAACACTCAACAGCAGATGGAGGTGTGAGCAGCCCACCCAATGGCAGCAATGCCCAAGAGCAGCTTAACTCTTATATAGCCGAAAATGTGCCAATACAAGAGCAATTCGATGTTATGGCATGGTGGCAAGCAAATACCTACAGATTTCCCCTCCTATCACAGTTAGCCCTTAAAATATTAACCATACCGGCTAGCGTTAAGGGTGAGGCTAGTTTATTGCCATTGGCAAAGGGTATTTTAAATGATTATGAGAGTAGTTGCATGCCTAGGAACTTGAGTAATGTCTTATTTCTAAATTCCATAAGACAAAATGAtgacttttataaaaaaaagttgtaa